Genomic segment of Arctopsyche grandis isolate Sample6627 chromosome 3, ASM5162203v2, whole genome shotgun sequence:
GTACTACATTCGAAATCTCACACCGTAAGGGAAAGACCTtaccaatgtgatatttgttcaaaatcatatcTTACTAAACTCAACCTTGTAGAACATATTAATTCTcacactgggataaaaccacacgaaTGCGAAATatgtttgaaatcattcaatTCCAAAGGTTATCTCACGGTGCATCTGAAATGCCACACTGGGGAAAAACATCACGAATGTGGCATCTGTCTGAAATCGTTTGCTACTAATCGTTCCCTTCGGGAACATGTTAAAATTCACAGTGGGGTAAAACCATTCAAATGCGGCGTATGCTTGAAATCGTTCAGAAGTCGTTCACAGATTTTGATACATAAGAGATTTCACACGAGGGAAAAACCGTACcgatgtgacatttgtttaaaatcgttcatTACTAAAGCTGCCCTTGCTATACATATTGATTCTCATAGTGGGATAAAACGCCACAAATGCAATGTGTGTTTAAAATCGTTCGCTAATCGATCGTATCTGCCGAGTCATATGAAATTACACACGGAGGAAAAACACTACCAATGTGATATCTGTTTAAAATCGTTCATCACTAAATCTGCCCTTGCTATACATATTACTTCTCATAGTGGGAAAAAACCCAACAAATGCATTGTGTGTTTAAAGTCTTTTACGTCTAAATACTATATGCTGAAGCatgtaaaaaatcacaataggGAAAAACCATTCAAATGCGAAACATGTTTGCAGTCGTTTAAACACCGATCTCATCTTTCAAGTCACATGAAATCTCACAGTGACGAAAAATCGTACAAATTAGCCATTGAAAAggattagccagcagtatggctcattggttgcttttatgtttagcaccaagagattattgggttcgatccatagatatagaatacatagatacgccctgacgctctaagccgatcacccttTTGATGCATGCATACTCTCTCTCGGTAGCTAGTTAGCTTCCAAGTCGGAAGGTCGATTGAcgtttttcgaaaatgccaacgtattcagtgaaattgtgttacaattactcaagaaaacataaaaaggcggatggcatcacatatcataagtaagaataaatatataatgtcttcaattatagtagtattttaacatataatgaaatatcggcgcgatgtatgtagtgttgtatGCAGTGATtgaacagcggtcgacaacctctgccacagatgtctctaaatgcacacgtatatcttgttggcactgaaggaaattcagaaatcgacattaagtttaaaactacaaacaatgaactaaatattaaagtgtcagctttaaaattgatccttgtggaagttactaatgtttaaatattgtaatagttaattatggttttattatagtaacatacatttgtagtttaatatagggtgtaaagctaaatatttttttcttaatatggctttattagtttggtttactgtcacgcggagtgtccaataaaataaagttataaataaaataaaacttcagtgcatgtacatatgtatggacataaactggttgctgaccactgaCGATCGCTGCGTCGACCTTTtatttcaccacttccccgctagttaaaccccccgcacctctCAGTTGGTGGCGACAACATCTCCGACCAAAAGTGTTCGTAATGGcttatctaggttattctatatctatggttcGATCCCGGGTTAGATTTAGAATATTTGTGagtccatgtcgatcgtttcttaccagagtgttttcaattttatctgatcattattgaaacggttcctcaaaaatcatcttacctgctgtcacaaatcttctgtatttattgtatgaacaatttctaaaaatgtatgtatgtacaagtctaaatctataCATGTCTCAGTGGAGTAGTTAATTAATTCAGCTTTTCggaatacagtgatttatgtaataaaaatgctgcattatttgtaattaattgtcttggcaggcgcattggggtcttcttgtcaagccttcctggtatatatctatgtaaaataaataaataaaatgtgacatttgtttaaaatcatttgatcACCAGCACTACATCCTTAGACATATAAAATCTCATATTGAGAGAACtgtaaaaatgtgattttattcaaaatcatttaaataccTGTTTCGtttcacattgaaaaaaattcggatgtgaccaacccatgactttgtgtatttgaggaatataaggtcacaaaacaaaatttgataattaaacgtacatacacgttcacactagggtttctgaaaacccgggttttcaaaaACCGACGGATCCGGGTTCTTCTCACTCGCTCATTTTCTATAGCCTCACTATGGCACTGAATAtcgctgtacatatgtatatatcgaaaaaTAACATGTAACTCCATTGAAAACGCATAAGTTTCCTAATAATACCATgtagtttttaatattaaactttaAAATTCGGCAGACATGTAATTTCTCCTTAATCATTTTTTGTGTTGAAACTCATTTATACAACTCAACATTATTCGAACATTAAATACATGTTAAGTTCCAAATCTAAAATTTGCAAGGAAATTGTTGAATCGCTGAATCCTCCCTTCTGTCAATAtcataaactagtgttgtgcccgttgatttcaacggatggtttcgaaaaggaatttaaacgaataaaaataaagttaaagaaatAGAAACgactggtttcgaaaagaaattgatgcacgaattagaaattacgaactacgaattacgttttgtgcatcgccgacgccctgACGCCTTTGCaaccagcgcccccgatgccttcggcaccccggggccttcgcccctagCGCCCTCGacgccccggggccttcgcccccagcgcctccGACGCACCGAGGCCTTCGCTCCCAGCCCTCCCGacgcccccggcgcctccgaCCCCCTGGGACCAGCGCCCCCGGCTACTCCGAATCCCCggggaaatgaaaaaaaattagttaTTCTGGATGACTTGATATGGGAAAATGAGATTGATATTGATTCGTTACCAAACGTTTGTAATTCCTCAGCAATCAATGAGGCTAGTAAATGGAAATCAAATGCTTCAAAACAAGGCGACTTAATAGAAAATGCAGATTCACTGGTATGGCGTGTTTtaatattgtgaaaatatttagtacgtgttaaaatatattaaattatttcattttacagGTGCATGGTAACGAAATTTGTTCGAGTAATAACgatatttcatttgaaaagcTTCCGTCGACgaatactttatataatataaaatcttacAATACGGAATGCAAGTCGAGACCTTTCATAAATGAATCCACATTTTACAAATGTCGCCCTTgttcgaaattatttaattctatatCTAGTTATAACAGACATCTAAAAATTGACTGTGATCATAAGCGTGACGAGTGTGACATTagtttgaaatcatttactaGTAAATTTGTTCTTGcagaacatttaaaaaatcacacTGGGATAAAACCCTACACTTGTGatatatgtttaaaaacatttgtTAACAACTGTAGGCTTACGGAACATAGCAATTCTCACAGTGGACTAAAACCATATGAATGCGAaatctgtttaaaatcatataacaTGAAAGCTAAACTTGTACAACATTTGAAATCTCACACTGAGGATAAGCGTTAtgagtgtgacatttgttttaaatcatatacTAGTAAATCGGCCCTTACAAGACATTTAAATAATCACACCGGGATAAAACCCTACGCTtgttatatatgtttaaaaacatttgtTAGCAAATATAGTCTTACGGAACATACCATTTCTCACAGTGGACTAAAACCACATGAATgcgaaatatgtttaaaatcattcactacCAGACGTTATTTGTTGATACATCTGAAATGCCACACTGGGGAAAAACGTTACGAATGTGGCATTTGTCTGAAATCGTTTTGTAGTAAACAATCCCTTgataaacatattataaatcACAGTGAAGTAAGACCATTCAAATgcgaaatatgtttaaaatcattcgctACCAAAAGTTATTTCATGGTACATCTGAAATGCCAGACTGGGGAAAAACGTTACGAATGTGGCATTTGTCTGAAATCGTTATCTAGTAAAGACTGCCTTgtgaaacatattaaaattcacAGTGCATTAAAACCATTAAAATGGTTTAATGCActgtgaattttaaattcacagtgcataaaaaccattaaaatgtttaaaatcattcaaagtAGACATATGATATCTCACATTGAGAAAACcgtaaaaatgtgatttttttcaaaatcatttCAATATCATCTTTTGTTTCACATCGAAAAAAAGTCAAACAAATcttgtatttaaaatgtaaaaaattattgtGGGACATTTTAATTCTTATTACGGgaaaattatttgtaataaattttacatcttaagacatatttttattttaaatttaaaaacatgacAATATTTGGAAAATGTAAAATGCTTTATATTGCAAATCTTGTTTATATAAGTATTTaagttgtaaatatatataagtattcCATTTGGgactcgctgtgattttatttttatttatattttgtttcattttattttacttttccttttctttctcttaatgtacattttatgtactatttctcttttgttcaatatgaaactaagaatgtgatatttgtattttat
This window contains:
- the LOC143909213 gene encoding uncharacterized protein LOC143909213, with translation MLSSKSKICKEIVESLNPPFCQYHKLVLCPAPDAFGTPGPSPLAPSTPRGLRPQRLRRTEAFAPSPPDAPGASDPLGPAPPATPNPRGNEKKLVILDDLIWENEIDIDSLPNVCNSSAINEASKWKSNASKQGDLIENADSLVHGNEICSSNNDISFEKLPSTNTLYNIKSYNTECKSRPFINESTFYKCRPCSKLFNSISSYNRHLKIDCDHKRDECDISLKSFTSKFVLAEHLKNHTGIKPYTCDICLKTFVNNCRLTEHSNSHSGLKPYECEICLKSYNMKAKLVQHLKSHTEDKRYECDICFKSYTSKSALTRHLNNHTGIKPYACYICLKTFVSKYSLTEHTISHSGLKPHECEICLKSFTTRRYLLIHLKCHTGEKRYECGICLKSFCSKQSLDKHIINHSEVRPFKCEICLKSFATKSYFMVHLKCQTGEKRYECGICLKSLSSKDCLVKHIKIHSALKPLKWFNAL